CATGATTTTTAACGTAATTGAAAGTCGTATATATTTTTGTAACGATCATGATAATAGAGCACTCGCTGGACATATTGACGGGTCTCCCCATATGGAATGTCCTCAATCGTCTCGCGAGTTCCGTTCCATTGCTCACTCGCGAGCCATCCGTTTACTTTGCCCGGACCGGCGTTGTAGGCTGCAATGACTTTGACGATATCGCCATCATAGCGGGACAGCAAAAAATCGAGATACCATGTCCCAATCTCGATGTTCATGACGGGGTCGTACAAGTATTCACTGTCCTTTGGACGGAAGCCTGCCTCCTTGACGATCCACTGCGCAGTATCCGGCATGATTTGCATGAGCCCGACCGCACCTTTTTTCGAAACGCGATCTGTCGCAAACCCACTCTCGGAACGAATGACGGCCAATACCAAATGAGGGTCCACCTCATATTTCAGTGAAGCCGTCACAATCTGTTGCTCATATTTGATCGGGTACATCCATTTCCACACCAATGGCGTGTTTAGCAGCAGAAATACACTCGCCAAAACGAGCAAAATCAATGCTGCACGTTTGCCAAAACTCATGATTGACGCTCCGATCGAATCGCGGCCAATACCGCCTCCACTTGACGCTCGGTTTCTTCACGCGAACCAGAATTATCGATCAAAAAGTCTGCGCCCTGCTTCTTCTGATCAATAGGAAACTGCGCCCGCAGTCTTTTTCGTGCTTGTTCTTCTTCCAATTCGTCGCGCTCCAGCATTCTCGCCAATTGCATCTCATAGGGCGCATAGACAACCACGATTTTT
This genomic stretch from Brevibacillus sp. DP1.3A harbors:
- a CDS encoding lytic transglycosylase domain-containing protein; translation: MSFGKRAALILLVLASVFLLLNTPLVWKWMYPIKYEQQIVTASLKYEVDPHLVLAVIRSESGFATDRVSKKGAVGLMQIMPDTAQWIVKEAGFRPKDSEYLYDPVMNIEIGTWYLDFLLSRYDGDIVKVIAAYNAGPGKVNGWLASEQWNGTRETIEDIPYGETRQYVQRVLYYHDRYKNIYDFQLR